The genomic window GGCGACATCGCAAGATTTGAAAACGGGATATTTGGTGGGAGCAACGCCGAGATACCAACAGTTGTCACTTTTTATTGGTGCGATTTTCTCCTCAATTGTCATTGGTATAACTGTCCAGTATTTGGACACACCGACCTCTGATATGCTTGCCAGAGGTGTTCATCATGCTATAGGGGAAAAGTATGCCGCTCCTCAAGCAACCTTAATGGCTACTTTAATCAAAGGATTGTTGAGTTTTAACCTGGACTGGACATTTGTTTTGGCAGGAGTGTTTATCTCTATTGTCATGGAACTGTGCGGTGTCAAATCACTATCATTCGCAGTTGGATTGTATCTCCCATTATCTACTACATTGCCTATATTTATTGGTGGCCTGGTAAAAGGCGTAGTTGACTGGAGAACGAAAAAGAATAAAGGTGAACTCGAAGATAGCGAACTGGGAAAAGGTAGCTTATTCGCTACCGGACTGGTCGCAGGAGGTGCTTTAGCCGGCGTGGTGGTTGCCATTTTGACCGTAAATGAATCCGTAGCTAATAGTTTGAAAAAAATCAGCGTAGAACCATTTTTGCACAATAGTTTTGGAATTGGTGGTTACCATTTGCTTGGTGTTTTGTTTTTTGGATTCATGGCTTGGGTATTGTATAAGATAGGGGTCGAAAAAACGAGGTAGTACTTTGATTCTACTCATGGAATCACTGAATTTGTACTCTCATTTGGTTGATAAGTTTATTTGCGAGCTTGGGATAAACCAAAGGTCTCCGTCAATGAGAATAATAAGCTGTTAATGCTTCGAAAATATATATAAATAGGGCGAAATCTTATAGATTTGCAGCCTGTTTTTTATTTTAGGGTTTTTAGAGTTATATATGTCCTATGGACAAATTGAAGCAATTATTTAAAGATAAAAGTAGCGCAGCAGTCAATGAGATCAAGCAGCTAGTCAAAGACCACGGTACAAGAGTCATCGATCAGGTTCAGATAGAACAGGTTTATGGTGGTATGCGTGGGATTAAGAGCATGATCTGGGAAACATCTTCTTTGGATGCCAATGCAGGAATCAGATTTCGGGGTTTTTCTATCACTGAGTTGAGGGAATTATTACCTAGAATTAATGGTGCTACGGAACCATTACCAGAAGGCTTATTTTGGTTGATGATTGCAGGTGAGATTCCTACTGAAGAGGATGTGAGATGGTTGAGTCAGGAATGGCAGCGCAGAAGCAAACTGCCTGAGCATGTGACTCACTTACTATCTCAGTTAGATTGCTCATTACATCCAATGACTCAGTTAAGTATTGGTATTCTTGCCATGCAATCCGAGTCGTTGTTTGCCCAAAAGTATGAGTCCGGTATGAAAAAGACGGATTATTGGGACATCATGTACGAAGATGTGATGAACTGTATATCAAGACTTCCTTTGGTAGCTGCATATATCTACAGAAAGTGTTTTCATAATAATCAGCAAATTCCGGCAAGAACAGATCTGGATTGGAGTGCAAACTTTGCACACATGCTTGGCATAGACAATCCGGAGTTTATGGATTTGATGAGACTTTATATGACTATCCACGCAGACCACGAAGGGGGAAATGCATCAGCTCACACAGTCCATCTTGTTGGGTCAACACTCAGTGATGCATACTTGTCTTTGTCAGCAGGAATGAATGCATTGGCAGGACCACTACACGGTTTAGCCAATCAGGAAGTAATGGATTGGATTTATGATCTCATAGAAGATCTAGGTACACGTACTCCTACCAAAGAACAAATCTCAGATTATGTCACCAAAACTCTTGCACAAGGAGTGGTGGTTCCCGGATATGGCCATGCGGTCTTGAGGTCACCTGATCCAAGATTTTTAGCCCAGAAGGAATTTGCAGAAAAACATTGTCCGGACGATGAACTCGTACAGATTGTGTGGAAAGTGTTTGAGGTTGTGCCGCCGATACTGGACAGCTTAGGAAAAGTAAAGAACCCTTGGCCAAATGTGGACGCCCATAGTGGTGCATTATTAGAGCATTATGGACTGAACGAACATAATTTTTATACGGTGATGTTTGGTGTGTCCAGAGCACAGGGAGTGTTAGCACAATTGTGCTGGGACAGGTCTTATAATTTACCATTGGAGCGACCAAAATCGCTTACATCCGAAGAGATCGAAAATTTTATTGCAAACTCAACGAATTAAATCATCAATATGAATTTCCCGGACGGATTACTATACACTAAAGAACATGAGTGGATCAAAATTGACGGAAATCAAGCTTTGATAGGAATCACTGATTTTGCTCAGTCAGAACTTGGCGATCTTGTATACGTAGAGATAGACACTATCGGCGACGTGATCGAAAGAGATGAAGTTTTCGGCACAGTAGAAGCCGTAAAAACCACATCAGATCTATTTATGCCTGTGACCGGTAAAGTACTTGAATTCAATCCTGCGATCAACGAGAATGAAGGAAACGACCCAACTTTGATCAACTCTGATCCCTACGGTGATGGTTGGATCATCAAAATAGAATTGACAGATCTGTCACAATTGGAGGATTTGCTTGATGCATCAGCTTATAAAGCGCTGATAGGCAAGTAAGACCAGAGTATAATATAAAAATGAAAGACATTGGAATCTGGGCGGTGGTGTGCACCATTTGGATTCTGTTGATGATTACCTTTGTATCCTTGCTTCCATCGCGGTCGATGGCAAGTATGAGCTGGATGGCTTTACTTGAAATGGATAAATTGGGGCATATGCTGTTTTATGCACTTGGAGCATGGTTGATGAATTTGAGCATACATGTGTATTTCAAAAAATCTTTAGTTTCCTCGATGCTATGGGCAGCAACAATCATGTCAGCTTATGGAATAACCATAGAGTACATTCAGGAAGGAATGGGATACGGTAGAACGTTTGATGGTTATGATGTTGCAGCAAATTGTATTGGTGTGCTTGTGGGTTCGTTAGTGATGTATGGATTTAAAATCATTTTTTCATTTATAAAAGCGGATGCATCTTAAATTGACATGTGTTCAAAATAAAAATTTAGCTTGTGACAGCAGAATTATTTCGCTTGTCAGATTATTATCAAAAAGATAAGGCAGCCAAAGAAATTGCCGGGATTCTGTCGTATCAGAACCAGTCACGAATTGTGGTGGAAGGTTTGGCTGGTTCGCGTGATAGCTTTCTCATCTATTCAAGTTTTCTACAAAGTCAAAAACCATTTGTGCTCATTGCGTCGGATAAAGAGGATGCAGCCTATCTGATGAATGACTTGGAGCAACTAATGCTCAGGAATGCATGCAGTTTTTTCCCGGATTCTTTCAAGCGTCCATTGCATTTTGAAGAGATCGATGCATTTCAAGTGCAGCAAAGGATGGAATCTCTCGAACAGATAGGTTCTGGATCAGCTCATTTATTGGTGACATATCCTGAAGCCTTATTTGAGAAAATAGTTTCGAAAAAAGCCATTGAGGAGGCAAAACTCAATTTTGTAAGCGGTCAGGAATTGGATATGGATATTGTGCTTGACCGACTTGCTTATTATGGCTTTGTCAGAGTAGATTTTGTTTATGAACCGGGACAGTTCAGTTTGCGTGGGGGAATATTAGATATTTTTAGTTTGGCGGCAGATCATCCGTATCGCATTGAGTTAGATGATGTCATCATTGAAAGCATAAGAAGTTTTGACACTACGACTCAGCTTTCTGTAAAGAATATAGGAAAGTTCACTTTGATACCAAATATTCATGCAGAATATGAACACGAAGAAAAGTTGAGCTTGTTTGAAGTACTTCCATCTGAAACAGTGATCTGGATAAAGGATGTATCTTCCACATTGGACACTCTCCAAAAATGCCTGGATGCGGCAGAACATTTTGGTGAAAAAATGATACATTATGATGAGGAGCTTCATGTCAAACTCATTCGGGAGAGATCATTTATTTTTCCCGGAGATATCATTAAAGCTTTAGATAATTTTTCTGTTATTTATTTTCATACTCTACCAACAAACCTCGGTGAGTTGAAGAAAGTAAAAGTCTCTTCGAGACCACAGCCTAGTTTTAATAAGAATTTTCAATATTTGATTGAAGATATTCGTACCCTTCAAGAAAAGAATTATACCTGTGTATTATTTACCAATAGCAGTGCACAAATAGAGAGATTTTATAATATTTTCGATGATCTGAAAGCAAATATTCAAATACTTGCGGAAGTAAAATCTATGCGAGAAGGATTTATCGATGATGAAATGAAAATAGCTTGTTACACAGATCATCAGATTTTCGGCAGGTTTCATGGATACAAATTAAAACAAGGATTTTCAAGGGATCAAGCCATCCATCTCAAGATGTTGAGAGAATTA from Saprospiraceae bacterium includes these protein-coding regions:
- the gcvH gene encoding glycine cleavage system protein GcvH, which produces MNFPDGLLYTKEHEWIKIDGNQALIGITDFAQSELGDLVYVEIDTIGDVIERDEVFGTVEAVKTTSDLFMPVTGKVLEFNPAINENEGNDPTLINSDPYGDGWIIKIELTDLSQLEDLLDASAYKALIGK
- a CDS encoding citrate (Si)-synthase, encoding MDKLKQLFKDKSSAAVNEIKQLVKDHGTRVIDQVQIEQVYGGMRGIKSMIWETSSLDANAGIRFRGFSITELRELLPRINGATEPLPEGLFWLMIAGEIPTEEDVRWLSQEWQRRSKLPEHVTHLLSQLDCSLHPMTQLSIGILAMQSESLFAQKYESGMKKTDYWDIMYEDVMNCISRLPLVAAYIYRKCFHNNQQIPARTDLDWSANFAHMLGIDNPEFMDLMRLYMTIHADHEGGNASAHTVHLVGSTLSDAYLSLSAGMNALAGPLHGLANQEVMDWIYDLIEDLGTRTPTKEQISDYVTKTLAQGVVVPGYGHAVLRSPDPRFLAQKEFAEKHCPDDELVQIVWKVFEVVPPILDSLGKVKNPWPNVDAHSGALLEHYGLNEHNFYTVMFGVSRAQGVLAQLCWDRSYNLPLERPKSLTSEEIENFIANSTN
- the vanZ gene encoding VanZ family protein, which codes for MKDIGIWAVVCTIWILLMITFVSLLPSRSMASMSWMALLEMDKLGHMLFYALGAWLMNLSIHVYFKKSLVSSMLWAATIMSAYGITIEYIQEGMGYGRTFDGYDVAANCIGVLVGSLVMYGFKIIFSFIKADAS